From Salinibacterium sp. ZJ450, one genomic window encodes:
- a CDS encoding alpha/beta hydrolase — MTVRLGRLGKVALAAGVTVALMTGCGVLGADPAPAAPQAAGPATSYAGVAFLDDLDFGAPDGTRLDVCLPEEHRAAQAARPENPGAQALPAILSVHGGGWRRGDKQAALWRDVCGWLASEGFVVFQTNYRLAPEHPYPAALDDVQAAARWIRAAPQLARFGLDPARLGAFGDSAGGNLAALLATQGDGDTTIDSRVSAVVALSAPIDLTAAGIELGGLEPGFQRIQLDYLGCASYDECPNAESASPLYQIDSSDPPFFIAHSSDELIPIEQAEAFVDALDAASVDVTYVPVTGTDHALALLDNPLREQIAAWLRDRLRARP, encoded by the coding sequence ATGACGGTTCGCTTAGGCCGGCTCGGCAAGGTCGCCCTCGCTGCCGGGGTCACCGTCGCGCTGATGACCGGGTGCGGGGTGCTCGGGGCGGATCCGGCACCGGCGGCCCCGCAAGCGGCGGGCCCGGCCACCTCGTACGCCGGCGTAGCCTTCCTCGACGACCTCGACTTCGGGGCGCCCGACGGCACCCGCCTCGACGTCTGCCTGCCCGAGGAGCACCGGGCGGCCCAGGCCGCCCGGCCCGAGAACCCCGGGGCCCAGGCCCTGCCGGCGATTCTCTCCGTGCACGGCGGCGGGTGGCGGCGCGGTGACAAGCAGGCGGCACTCTGGCGGGACGTGTGCGGATGGCTCGCCTCGGAGGGGTTCGTCGTGTTCCAGACGAACTACCGGCTTGCCCCGGAGCACCCGTACCCCGCCGCGCTCGACGACGTTCAGGCTGCAGCCAGGTGGATCCGCGCCGCGCCGCAGCTGGCCCGATTCGGCCTGGATCCCGCACGCCTCGGTGCGTTCGGCGACTCCGCTGGCGGCAATCTGGCCGCCCTGCTCGCCACCCAGGGTGACGGCGACACCACAATCGACTCGCGGGTGTCCGCCGTCGTCGCGCTGAGCGCCCCAATCGACCTGACCGCGGCGGGGATTGAGCTGGGCGGCCTGGAACCCGGATTCCAGCGAATCCAGCTGGACTATCTGGGGTGCGCGTCCTACGACGAGTGCCCGAATGCCGAGTCCGCGTCACCGCTGTACCAGATCGACTCCAGTGATCCGCCGTTCTTCATCGCGCATTCCTCGGATGAACTCATCCCGATCGAGCAGGCTGAAGCGTTCGTCGACGCGCTCGACGCGGCATCCGTCGACGTGACCTACGTGCCGGTCACCGGCACCGACCATGCCCTCGCGCTGCTCGATAATCCACTGCGCGAGCAGATCGCAGCGTGGCTACGCGATCGACTCCGGGCGCGGCCGTAG
- a CDS encoding pyridoxamine 5'-phosphate oxidase family protein, translating to MSDNADDRPPTRELSAEECWQRIAEAPYGRIAATAAGEIDIFPVNHAVDGQSIVFRTSPGTKLLELTIRHNVAFEVDGYTDVDAFSVVVKGNAEQIERGADIEAAERLGITPWAPEEKDRWVRITPTAVHGRTFLRPRPESIA from the coding sequence ATGAGCGACAACGCGGACGACCGCCCCCCGACGCGCGAGCTGTCGGCCGAGGAATGCTGGCAACGAATCGCCGAGGCACCCTACGGCCGGATCGCCGCAACCGCGGCTGGCGAGATCGACATCTTCCCCGTAAACCACGCCGTCGACGGTCAGTCGATCGTCTTCCGAACCTCACCCGGCACGAAACTGCTCGAACTAACCATTCGACATAACGTGGCGTTCGAGGTCGACGGCTACACCGACGTGGACGCGTTCAGCGTGGTGGTGAAGGGCAACGCGGAACAGATCGAGCGCGGCGCCGACATCGAGGCCGCCGAACGGCTCGGCATCACGCCGTGGGCCCCCGAGGAGAAGGATCGCTGGGTCAGGATCACGCCGACCGCGGTGCACGGACGGACGTTCCTACGGCCGCGCCCGGAGTCGATCGCGTAG
- a CDS encoding DUF4389 domain-containing protein, giving the protein MSEPVLPQPPTSQPAAPPPPPGSGSGMAWYIVALVVGVLLTMLGGSVLAGGIAAAAVAARQNAGDGYFSTRTAELSSSSYALTSPRIGGFTANDAPSVPFDVARVRIAAESTTGDDVFIGLAPRQAVDDYLRGVAHTEVTRIDTEPFRVLYRELGGTATPEEPGDQTFWTQSVSGAGEQELSWSVQPGDWSIVIMNADASQGVSVDVQAGIRSNLLAPIAASLVITGLVMLLIGIPLIVLGAMGIGRRIGGTPPRQGMSAASAGQPPVGGMAAAGVMPAAPDEDRPYPAQLTGYLGPLSRWLWLVKWLLAIPHYILLFGLWIAFVVTTVIAGFAILFSGRYPRALFNFNVGVLRWNWRVGFYAYSALATDRYPPFTLRQTDYPADFVVEYPERLSNGLVLVKWWLLAIPHYLVLSAVLGANGWWWGWGWRGSGQWDDGGARVVGAGISLLTALVLIAAVILLFSGRYRVRLFEFIMGLNRWIYRVAAYAALMRDEYPPFRLDQGGMEPQRVGTLPAEATGPSARATGQGM; this is encoded by the coding sequence ATGTCTGAGCCCGTCCTGCCCCAGCCGCCCACATCGCAGCCCGCCGCGCCCCCGCCCCCACCCGGCAGCGGAAGCGGCATGGCCTGGTACATCGTTGCCCTCGTCGTCGGGGTGCTGCTGACCATGCTCGGCGGATCGGTGCTGGCCGGCGGCATCGCCGCGGCCGCCGTCGCCGCCCGCCAAAACGCCGGGGACGGCTACTTCAGCACGCGGACGGCGGAGCTATCCTCCTCGTCATACGCGCTGACGTCGCCCCGCATCGGCGGCTTCACCGCAAACGACGCGCCCAGCGTGCCATTTGATGTGGCGCGAGTGCGCATCGCGGCGGAGTCGACCACCGGCGATGACGTGTTCATCGGGCTCGCTCCGCGCCAGGCGGTGGACGACTACCTGCGGGGCGTCGCGCACACCGAGGTGACCCGAATCGACACCGAGCCGTTCCGGGTGCTCTACCGCGAGCTGGGGGGAACCGCGACTCCCGAAGAACCGGGTGATCAGACCTTCTGGACCCAATCGGTATCGGGCGCCGGGGAGCAGGAGCTCAGTTGGTCGGTGCAGCCGGGCGACTGGAGCATCGTCATCATGAACGCGGACGCCTCCCAGGGTGTCTCGGTCGACGTGCAGGCTGGCATCCGCAGCAACCTGCTGGCCCCCATCGCGGCGAGCCTGGTGATCACCGGCCTGGTGATGCTGCTCATCGGCATCCCGCTGATCGTGCTGGGCGCGATGGGCATCGGCCGACGCATCGGCGGCACGCCCCCGCGGCAGGGGATGTCCGCGGCATCCGCTGGTCAACCGCCGGTCGGCGGTATGGCGGCTGCCGGCGTCATGCCAGCCGCACCCGACGAGGACCGGCCGTATCCGGCGCAGCTGACCGGGTACCTCGGCCCGCTGTCGCGCTGGCTGTGGCTGGTGAAGTGGCTGCTCGCCATCCCGCACTACATCCTGCTGTTCGGCCTGTGGATTGCGTTCGTGGTGACCACCGTGATCGCGGGGTTCGCGATCCTGTTCAGCGGCCGGTACCCGCGCGCCCTGTTCAATTTCAACGTCGGGGTGCTGCGCTGGAACTGGCGAGTGGGGTTCTACGCGTACTCGGCGCTCGCGACCGACCGGTATCCGCCGTTCACCCTCCGGCAGACTGACTACCCGGCCGACTTCGTCGTCGAGTACCCCGAGCGGTTGTCGAACGGGCTGGTGCTGGTGAAGTGGTGGCTGTTGGCCATCCCGCATTACCTGGTGCTGTCGGCGGTCCTCGGCGCGAACGGCTGGTGGTGGGGCTGGGGCTGGCGGGGCTCCGGGCAATGGGACGATGGGGGCGCCAGAGTGGTCGGCGCCGGGATCTCGTTGCTCACCGCCCTGGTGCTGATCGCGGCGGTGATCCTGCTCTTCAGCGGGCGTTACCGGGTGCGGCTGTTCGAGTTCATCATGGGCCTGAACCGCTGGATATACCGGGTGGCGGCGTACGCGGCGTTGATGCGCGACGAGTACCCACCGTTCCGCCTGGACCAGGGCGGAATGGAGCCGCAGCGGGTGGGCACGCTGCCCGCCGAGGCAACGGGACCTTCGGCCCGCGCGACCGGGCAGGGCATGTGA
- a CDS encoding alpha/beta fold hydrolase codes for MPASVVLLHGLRTSSTMWRRQVAELEAAGIPAVAIDLPGHGHRMSERFSLDAARVTIADAVAEAATSGHRPYLAGLSLGGYLAIDWVAQNPDRVCGVLAASCGTTPHRAILDGWRVLARGIHALPDRGRALNDFMLRLMVRSVPVDDVLAGGVALEVMDDVLRELRHVHPMRSLPEVDVPVLFVNGRLDHFRLQAASYLAATPRGRLVTVAGASHLVSIVRPREFTEALLDGYAEATVGAQESERRQS; via the coding sequence ATGCCAGCCAGCGTCGTTTTGCTGCACGGCCTGCGGACGTCGTCCACCATGTGGCGGCGACAGGTCGCCGAGCTTGAGGCGGCGGGGATTCCCGCCGTGGCGATCGACCTGCCCGGGCACGGCCACCGGATGAGCGAGCGGTTCAGTCTGGATGCGGCGCGCGTCACTATTGCGGATGCGGTCGCCGAGGCTGCGACATCCGGTCATCGTCCGTACCTGGCCGGGCTGTCACTCGGCGGCTATCTCGCGATCGACTGGGTAGCGCAGAACCCCGACCGGGTCTGCGGTGTGCTGGCTGCCAGCTGCGGAACCACGCCGCATCGGGCGATCCTCGACGGATGGCGCGTGCTGGCCCGAGGCATCCATGCGCTGCCCGACCGGGGGCGCGCGCTCAACGACTTCATGCTGCGGCTGATGGTGCGCTCCGTCCCGGTGGATGACGTGCTCGCCGGCGGTGTCGCCCTCGAGGTGATGGATGACGTGCTGCGGGAGCTGCGTCACGTGCACCCGATGCGCAGCCTGCCTGAGGTTGACGTGCCGGTGCTGTTCGTGAACGGCAGGCTCGACCACTTTCGACTGCAGGCGGCCAGTTACCTGGCGGCGACACCGCGGGGACGGTTGGTGACCGTGGCCGGCGCCTCCCACCTGGTGAGCATCGTGCGACCTCGCGAGTTCACGGAAGCGCTGCTGGACGGCTACGCCGAAGCCACCGTCGGCGCGCAGGAATCAGAGCGCCGACAGTCCTAG
- a CDS encoding DUF2795 domain-containing protein, whose product MTSLDIGRLRAVLRDMDFPATRDDLLREARRSAGDDATVRTLHDLPDRSFNGSSAVIAALSGNRQSFPVV is encoded by the coding sequence GTGACGAGCTTGGACATTGGACGATTGCGCGCGGTGCTGCGCGACATGGACTTTCCCGCAACGCGCGACGACCTGCTGCGCGAGGCGCGGCGTTCAGCCGGTGATGACGCCACGGTGCGCACGCTGCACGACCTCCCAGACCGGTCCTTCAACGGGTCCAGCGCGGTGATCGCCGCTTTGTCGGGCAACCGACAGAGCTTTCCCGTGGTTTAG
- a CDS encoding ATP-dependent DNA ligase, with translation MGVLIYDGIEIQFEDRVLAHLQVVIGQKLRRRECFFMSWRDSAEVGDGRSAIWLDPAIPLYFKFFGSRPPTINREWIEKLAMSANSAHGLVVLSELDEDVVGNGHHNG, from the coding sequence ATGGGTGTTCTGATTTACGACGGCATCGAGATTCAATTCGAGGATCGGGTGCTCGCGCATCTGCAAGTGGTCATCGGGCAGAAGCTACGCCGACGAGAGTGTTTCTTCATGTCGTGGCGCGACTCAGCAGAAGTCGGAGACGGTCGCAGCGCCATCTGGCTCGACCCCGCGATCCCGCTGTACTTCAAGTTCTTCGGTAGCCGACCCCCCACCATTAACCGGGAATGGATCGAGAAGCTCGCGATGAGCGCGAACAGTGCGCATGGCCTCGTTGTCCTGAGCGAACTCGACGAAGACGTCGTCGGTAACGGACACCACAACGGCTGA
- a CDS encoding ATP-binding cassette domain-containing protein, whose translation MANAIHATGLVKRYNDVIALDSVDLMVPAGSVLGLLGPNGAGKTTVVRILSTLLQPDSGTATVAGIDVCTRPHEVRMRIGLSGQYSAVDEYLTGFENLDMIGRLYHLGRRASRDRARELLAQFDLIDAADRPARTYSGGMKRRLDLAGALVADPPVLFLDEPTTGLDPRSRTDMWHTIQTLVSAGTTLLLTTQYLEEADLLADTIVVIDHGKVIAQGTADQLKSQVGGERLELTVSDPARFHDAVALLTPRGVGEPMLEEQRRSVVLPVQGGAAVLTAALRDLDDAGIHIDDVGLRRPTLDDVFLTITGHAAEETADATSERAR comes from the coding sequence ATGGCGAACGCGATCCACGCGACGGGGCTTGTTAAGCGCTACAACGACGTGATCGCGCTGGACAGTGTCGATCTGATGGTACCCGCGGGTTCCGTGCTTGGCCTCCTTGGGCCGAACGGCGCCGGCAAGACCACCGTGGTGCGCATCCTCAGCACCCTGCTGCAGCCGGATTCCGGCACGGCCACCGTGGCCGGCATCGACGTATGCACCCGTCCGCACGAGGTCCGCATGCGCATCGGACTGTCTGGCCAGTACTCCGCCGTCGATGAATACCTCACCGGCTTCGAGAACCTGGACATGATCGGCCGGCTCTACCACCTGGGTCGTCGCGCATCACGGGACCGTGCCCGCGAGCTGCTCGCGCAGTTCGACCTCATCGACGCGGCGGACCGCCCGGCCAGAACCTACTCCGGCGGCATGAAGCGACGACTCGACCTCGCCGGCGCGCTGGTCGCGGACCCTCCGGTGCTGTTTCTCGACGAGCCGACCACCGGACTCGACCCGCGCAGCCGCACCGACATGTGGCACACGATCCAGACCCTGGTCTCGGCGGGCACCACGCTGCTGCTCACGACCCAGTACCTCGAGGAGGCCGACCTGCTGGCGGACACGATCGTGGTGATCGACCACGGCAAGGTGATCGCGCAGGGCACCGCCGACCAGCTGAAGTCGCAGGTCGGCGGTGAGCGGCTCGAGCTGACGGTGTCCGACCCTGCCCGGTTCCACGACGCGGTGGCCCTGCTCACGCCGCGCGGGGTGGGGGAGCCGATGCTCGAGGAGCAGCGCCGATCCGTGGTACTCCCCGTTCAGGGCGGAGCGGCTGTGCTCACCGCGGCGTTGCGCGACCTCGATGACGCCGGCATCCACATCGACGATGTGGGGTTACGCCGCCCGACCCTTGATGACGTCTTCCTCACCATCACCGGCCACGCCGCAGAAGAAACAGCGGATGCCACGTCGGAGCGTGCCCGATGA
- a CDS encoding ABC transporter permease produces the protein MSVATVIADSAIVAKRNLIKIKRVPDLLVFTTLQPIMFVLLFAYVFGGAIDQSGDGQAYREFLIAGIFAQTVVFGATITGAGLAEDVRKGIIDRFRSLPMAPSAVLIGRTFSDVVNNVLVLIVMALTGLLVGWRIRTSFFDAMIGFLLLLVFAYGVSWIMAWIGMLVPSPEVVNNAAFIVIFPLTFIANTFVPIETLPGPLQTFAEWNPVSAVTQAARDRFGNPDPNPQATEATSWALQNPELYTLIWTVAILVIFIPLASWQYRRTASR, from the coding sequence ATGAGCGTTGCCACCGTGATCGCAGACAGCGCGATCGTCGCGAAGCGCAACCTGATCAAGATCAAGCGCGTGCCCGACCTGCTGGTGTTCACCACGCTGCAGCCGATCATGTTCGTGCTGCTGTTCGCCTATGTCTTCGGCGGGGCGATCGACCAGAGCGGCGACGGCCAGGCCTACCGCGAGTTCCTGATCGCCGGGATCTTCGCCCAAACCGTGGTGTTCGGGGCCACCATCACCGGCGCCGGGCTTGCCGAGGACGTGCGGAAGGGCATCATCGACCGGTTCCGGTCGCTGCCGATGGCGCCGTCCGCCGTACTGATTGGACGCACCTTCTCGGATGTCGTGAACAACGTGCTGGTGCTGATCGTGATGGCGCTCACCGGGCTGCTCGTCGGCTGGCGCATCCGCACCTCGTTCTTCGACGCCATGATCGGCTTTCTGCTGCTGCTCGTCTTCGCCTATGGCGTGTCATGGATCATGGCCTGGATCGGCATGCTGGTGCCGAGCCCGGAAGTGGTCAACAACGCGGCGTTCATCGTGATCTTTCCGCTGACCTTCATCGCGAACACGTTCGTGCCGATCGAGACCCTGCCGGGGCCGCTGCAGACCTTCGCGGAGTGGAATCCGGTGTCGGCGGTCACCCAGGCGGCCCGCGACCGGTTCGGCAATCCCGATCCGAACCCGCAGGCGACCGAAGCGACCTCCTGGGCGCTGCAGAACCCGGAGTTGTACACCCTGATCTGGACGGTGGCCATTCTCGTGATCTTCATCCCGCTCGCCAGCTGGCAGTACCGGCGCACGGCGAGCCGCTGA
- a CDS encoding DinB family protein — translation MPITPDAKNWTWVLDRACPECGFDAQTIQGPDVADLLRREAAVWPVVLDRESVAERPDENTWSALEYAAHVRDVVRLGDYRTGLMLTEDDPEFANWDQDATAVAERYNEQDPRVVAAELVAAAESLAARLDSVHGHQWQRPGRRGDGASFTVDSFARYTLHDVVHHGWDVRAG, via the coding sequence ATGCCGATTACGCCTGACGCGAAGAACTGGACCTGGGTGCTGGACCGTGCGTGCCCCGAATGCGGATTCGACGCGCAAACGATCCAGGGCCCGGATGTCGCCGACCTGCTGCGCCGCGAGGCGGCCGTCTGGCCGGTCGTGCTCGACCGGGAATCCGTGGCCGAGCGCCCCGATGAGAACACCTGGTCGGCGTTGGAGTACGCGGCGCACGTGCGCGACGTGGTGCGGCTCGGCGACTACCGCACGGGCCTGATGCTGACCGAAGACGACCCGGAGTTCGCGAACTGGGATCAGGACGCGACCGCCGTCGCTGAGCGGTACAACGAGCAGGATCCCCGGGTGGTTGCCGCAGAGCTCGTGGCAGCCGCGGAGTCGCTCGCCGCCAGGCTCGACAGTGTGCACGGGCATCAGTGGCAGCGCCCCGGCCGCCGCGGCGACGGCGCCTCGTTCACGGTAGACAGCTTCGCGCGATACACCCTGCACGATGTGGTGCATCACGGCTGGGATGTGCGCGCCGGCTGA
- a CDS encoding DUF4383 domain-containing protein: MPDFAADGRRPSPNRMMGAIVGALLLLIGILGFAVTWDVPIFGTPGALLFGQLEVNPAQNLLHLLGGAALITAAATSIAAARTTNAVGGALSLLLGLTGLFLVGSPANFVAVSPLGNLLHFAAAVLLLAVGLGVEQQKQR, from the coding sequence ATGCCAGATTTCGCCGCGGACGGGCGGCGCCCATCGCCGAACCGGATGATGGGAGCCATCGTCGGCGCGCTGCTCCTGCTGATCGGGATCCTCGGTTTCGCCGTCACCTGGGATGTTCCGATCTTCGGCACGCCGGGAGCCCTGCTGTTCGGGCAGCTGGAAGTGAACCCCGCGCAGAACCTGCTGCACCTACTCGGCGGCGCCGCGCTCATCACGGCGGCCGCGACGAGCATCGCCGCGGCGCGCACGACGAACGCGGTCGGCGGTGCGCTCAGCCTGCTGCTTGGGCTGACAGGACTGTTCCTGGTCGGATCGCCGGCGAACTTCGTGGCGGTCAGTCCCCTCGGCAACCTGCTGCACTTCGCTGCGGCCGTGCTGCTGTTGGCGGTGGGACTGGGCGTCGAGCAGCAGAAGCAGCGTTAG
- a CDS encoding YbaK/EbsC family protein has translation MAAALAAHTEEPRIRWFDEHATTAVEAARLLGIDVGAIANSLVFELDGEPLLVMTSGAHRVDTVWLGEQLGGVIRRAKPEVVAAATGQVIGGVAPVGHPAPLRTVVDADLAAYPEIWAAAGHARTVFPLTFDQLVAITHGQVLPVQPPA, from the coding sequence GTGGCGGCCGCCCTGGCCGCGCACACCGAGGAACCGCGCATCCGATGGTTTGACGAGCACGCCACGACCGCGGTCGAGGCGGCGCGACTGCTCGGCATCGACGTGGGTGCGATCGCCAACTCCCTCGTCTTCGAGTTGGACGGCGAACCCTTGCTGGTGATGACCTCGGGGGCTCACCGGGTCGACACCGTCTGGCTCGGCGAACAGTTGGGCGGCGTCATCCGGCGGGCAAAGCCCGAGGTGGTGGCCGCGGCCACCGGTCAGGTCATCGGAGGGGTGGCGCCGGTCGGGCATCCCGCACCGCTTCGCACGGTCGTCGACGCCGACCTCGCCGCCTACCCCGAGATCTGGGCGGCCGCCGGGCACGCGCGCACGGTGTTTCCGCTGACCTTCGACCAACTGGTCGCGATCACGCACGGCCAGGTGCTGCCGGTTCAGCCGCCGGCCTAA
- a CDS encoding ATP-dependent RecD-like DNA helicase: protein MTALALSPEQAAVFEAIEKTREHIFVTGRAGTGKSTLLNHLAWHTSKQVVIAAPTGVAALNVGGQTIHSLFRLPIGVIASQDIEQSAVLRKLLNTIDTLVIDEVSMVNADLLDAIDRSLRQARQRKNEAFGGVQVVLFGDPYQLAPVPGDNDERAYFLDQYASMWFFDAKVWNEAELRIYELTTIHRQHEAEFKFMLNAVRHGQVTAEIAHRLNETGARTPPTDGAITLATTNATVNRINGQALARLTGQVKTARAEVNGEFGGRAFPADDKLELKVGAQVMFLRNDPDQRWVNGSIGTVTRIGSTVFVEVDGDVHEVQPAVWEKYKYTYNAGTRQLSKDVVGEFTQFPLRLAWAVTIHKSQGKTYERAIVDLGARSFAPGQTYVALSRITALDGLFLTRALRPSDIIVDANVRRFMTQATAVPALEAARP, encoded by the coding sequence GTGACAGCGCTCGCCCTCTCGCCCGAACAGGCCGCCGTCTTCGAGGCCATCGAGAAGACGCGTGAGCACATCTTCGTGACGGGTCGAGCCGGCACCGGCAAGTCCACGTTGCTGAACCATCTGGCCTGGCACACGTCGAAGCAGGTGGTGATCGCCGCCCCCACCGGGGTTGCCGCGCTGAACGTCGGCGGGCAGACCATCCACTCGCTGTTCCGGCTGCCGATCGGCGTCATCGCGAGCCAGGACATCGAGCAGTCCGCCGTGCTGCGCAAGCTGCTGAACACCATCGACACGCTCGTGATCGACGAGGTGTCGATGGTCAACGCCGACCTGCTCGACGCGATCGACCGCAGCCTGCGGCAGGCCAGGCAGCGCAAGAACGAGGCATTCGGCGGCGTGCAGGTGGTGCTGTTCGGTGACCCGTACCAGCTGGCCCCGGTGCCCGGCGACAACGATGAGCGCGCATACTTCCTCGACCAGTACGCGTCGATGTGGTTCTTCGACGCCAAGGTGTGGAACGAAGCCGAGCTGCGCATCTACGAACTCACCACCATCCACCGGCAGCACGAGGCCGAGTTCAAGTTCATGCTGAACGCGGTGCGGCACGGCCAGGTGACCGCGGAGATCGCGCATCGGCTGAACGAGACCGGTGCCCGCACACCGCCGACGGATGGCGCGATCACCCTCGCCACCACCAACGCCACGGTCAATCGCATCAACGGGCAGGCGCTGGCGCGCCTCACCGGGCAGGTGAAGACCGCCCGCGCGGAGGTGAACGGCGAGTTCGGCGGCCGGGCGTTCCCGGCCGACGACAAGCTCGAGCTGAAGGTGGGGGCGCAGGTGATGTTCCTGCGCAACGACCCGGACCAGCGGTGGGTCAACGGCAGCATCGGCACGGTGACCCGGATCGGCAGCACCGTGTTCGTCGAGGTCGACGGTGACGTGCACGAGGTGCAGCCGGCGGTTTGGGAGAAGTACAAGTACACGTACAACGCCGGCACCCGGCAGCTGTCCAAGGATGTCGTGGGCGAGTTCACCCAGTTCCCGTTGCGGCTCGCCTGGGCGGTGACCATCCACAAGTCCCAGGGCAAGACCTACGAGCGCGCCATCGTCGACCTCGGAGCGCGCTCCTTCGCGCCCGGACAGACCTACGTGGCGCTCAGCCGCATCACCGCGCTAGATGGCCTGTTCCTCACCAGGGCGCTGCGCCCGAGCGACATCATTGTCGACGCCAACGTGCGTCGCTTCATGACGCAGGCGACCGCGGTGCCCGCACTGGAGGCGGCCCGCCCGTGA